The DNA region TGAGTTCACCTATTTTCGGAATTATGAAAGCTTACTTTTGAACTCTTTAGAAAGTGTATATTCTTTTTCTGAAAGAGATTCGATAAACTCTCGCTCTTTTTCGTTAAGATCGCTCGGGATATCCACGAGGACTTTTATATATTGTGACCCACTTTCGGGACCGCTGTCATTAGGAAAGCCCTTGTTTTTGAGTCGAAAAACTTTACCAGATGGAGTCATTGGTGGGATTGTGAGCATCACGCGTCCAGTTAATGTGGGAACCTCTAGACTTCCGCCAAGTATAGCGGCCGGAAGTGGGATAGGAAAATCTACCCAAATATCATTNNNNNNNNNNAAATAGAGGATGTTTTGCGATGTGCACGATAACAAAAAGATCTCCATTGCCGCCGCCATATTCTCCCTCATCACCCTCTTGTGCTAATTTTA from Bdellovibrionota bacterium includes:
- a CDS encoding DnaJ C-terminal domain-containing protein translates to NDIWVDFPIPLPAAILGGSLEVPTLTGRVMLTIPPMTPSGKVFRLKNKGFPNDSGPESGSQYIKVLVDIPSDLNEKEREFIESLSEKEYTLSKEFKSKLS